A region of Candidatus Neomarinimicrobiota bacterium DNA encodes the following proteins:
- a CDS encoding HNH endonuclease gives MGILDRAVLVLNQSYEPIHICNVKRAIVLVVSQKAAIVKTVDHRVIHTVSSEFPVPSVIRIQRYINIKYWEPVLSKENIFKRDRYTCQYCGATGVELTIDHVIPKVLGGEDSWTNLVTACVKCNNKKGNKTPEQAGMRLLNKPRKVHRIHTLQKFLDSPVDEWRPYLFME, from the coding sequence ATGGGAATTTTAGATCGGGCAGTTCTTGTATTAAATCAGTCGTATGAACCGATTCATATCTGTAATGTAAAAAGAGCTATTGTTCTTGTTGTAAGTCAGAAGGCTGCAATAGTTAAGACAGTAGACCATCGTGTTATTCATACTGTTAGCTCTGAATTTCCTGTCCCAAGTGTTATAAGAATTCAGAGATATATTAATATTAAATATTGGGAGCCAGTTCTAAGTAAGGAAAATATTTTTAAGAGAGATAGGTATACCTGCCAATATTGTGGTGCTACCGGAGTTGAGCTGACTATTGATCATGTCATACCAAAAGTTCTTGGCGGGGAAGACTCATGGACAAATCTTGTTACAGCTTGTGTAAAATGTAATAACAAAAAAGGGAATAAAACCCCTGAGCAAGCAGGGATGAGGTTGCTGAATAAACCAAGGAAAGTTCACAGAATTCATACATTACAAAAGTTTCTTGATTCTCCAGTTGACGAATGGAGGCCATATCTGTTTATGGAATAA